A single window of Plasmodium reichenowi strain SY57 chromosome 14, whole genome shotgun sequence DNA harbors:
- a CDS encoding biotin protein ligase, putative, with the protein MKENKQILFEKEYPEYNCMRIHFDVLDSTQLFCKRNKKMFIKSGKLKENNTIIISCNIQTNGIGTRDTKRNMDRFWLSDKGNLFISFIFLWNKNQMNKINCLAQTCTVAISKTIEYYNLKTQIKWINDVLIDYKKIAGCLVNLQYLDDIHFTDIYSNYVYIICGIGINVELMDDYNLLTTNFTSIKKELINSSNEKKKKISIPSVEQVTEKLIKNFFLTINKLSNHGFSSLLDYISIRLLYKGKKVVIDQDNNTITGYLDDLSDDGSIILLEEKTSKIVYINHGHLFSHEQWKKK; encoded by the coding sequence atgaaagaaaataaacaaatattatttgaaaagGAATACCCTGAATACAATTGTATGAGAATACACTTTGACGTGTTAGACTCTACACAATTATTTTgcaaaagaaataaaaaaatgtttataaaaagtgggaaattaaaagaaaacaatACGATAATTATTAGTTGTAATATTCAAACGAACGGTATAGGGACCAGAGATACTAAAAGAAATATGGATCGTTTTTGGTTATCTGACAAGGGgaatttatttatttcatttatatttttatggaATAAAAATCAgatgaataaaataaattgtTTAGCTCAAACATGTACAGTAGCTATAAGTAAAACAAtagaatattataatttgaaAACACAAATAAAATGGATAAATGATGTTTTAAttgattataaaaaaattgcTGGATGTTTAGTAAATTTACAATATTTAGATGATATACACTTTACGGATATCTATTCtaattatgtttatattatatgtggTATAGGTATTAATGTAGAATTAATGGATGATTATAATTTGTTAACTACAAATTTTACAtctattaaaaaagaactAATTAATTCATCcaatgaaaaaaaaaaaaaaatttctaTACCATCAGTTGAACAAGTTAcagaaaaattaataaagaacttttttcttactattaataaattaagtAATCATGgtttttcttcattattagATTACATATCTATACgtcttttatataaaggaaaaaaagTTGTTATTGATCaagataataatacaattaCTGGATACTTGGATGATTTGTCTGATGATGGTTCTATAATCTTATTAGAAGAGAAGACTAGTAAAATTGTGTATATAAACCATGGACATTTGTTCTCACATGAAcaatggaaaaaaaaataa